TGACTGTTACCACCAGAACCAGGAGATACTCCAACCGTTTGCCAAGTGTTATCCGGTGGATAATGAATCAACGTATATTCTCCATTAAACACCAGGGGAACAGTGTAGTTTCCTTTTGCATCGGAATACACGCTGTCGAGTCGAATTCCTGCTGAATCAAGAACTACTTTTGAACCTGAAAATGATGTTTGGTCATTGGTTGTTGCAGTACTTCCATCTGTGTCGCGTTTAATATAACCACGAATTGAATTTCTTGATTCATACTTAATTACAATAAAATCTGTTGAGGAAGCGGCTCCGGAATCTTGTCCTACTGCCCACACTGCGCCTGTACTTTGATCTATTGCAATTGAATTGAGTACTCCGGGGAAAGGATATGCAGTATCTGCGCTAATGGATACTCCGGTGTACGTATTTGCTTTCCGTAAAACGCCACTCGAGTTTAACATCAACAACAAACAATCGCGATAAGAACTTGAACCGTTTACTAATCCGTTTTCGTACCCTGTTATCAATATGTTTCCATACGGGTCAAATTTAATATCCGTAACTTCGTCTTGTCCAGAACCGGCACCATTATAAGTATTAATCCATTGCTGAACTCCTGAAGAATTATATTTTATCGTAACTATATCGTGTTCCGTTCCGATATAACTTGCACCTACAACAAAAATATTTGAACTGTTGTCAACATAGAGCGCTCGCGCGTAATCCGTCCGCTGTCCTGTGTATCGTTTCGTCCACACTTGTGTTCCGCTACTGCTATACTTAACAGTAAAAATATCTTCAAGCGTACCTATACTATTTCCGGTAACGTAAATATTACCAGAGTTATCAATGGCTATTCCGGTTGGTTTATCATCTTGTGAATTATGATATTTCTTCGACCACAAACTATCACCGGTTAATGCATTATATTTTATCGTATAGTAATTATAGTTTTCGTTTAATTGATTCGTTTCGCCGGTAACGATTATTGTATTATCCGTTGGACTATAGACAATTCCACGCGCATAATCTTCGAGATTCGATGAACCGTTATTATATCGTCTACTATAGATAGTATCACCTGTTTCTCCGACATATTTCACCGTATAATAATCAACATTCCTCGAAACAGAAACATTTCCTACCATTCGATATCCGGTTAAATACACGTTATTACTAGTGTCAATGGCAATGCCTGTTGGAACTTCATTGCCTCCAAAATCAACAGATTTTGTCCAAGCAATAGTGTCCGCTGTTACTTTGATGAGTGAATAATTTAATGCTGCTGATTGAACAGAAATTCCAGCATAAAAGTAATTACCGTTATTATCTACAGCCATTGCTGTAAGCGTATCCATCGCGGTACTTGTCAATGTATCTAATGGAGTACCCGTTTTCGAGTACTTTAACAATGTAAACCGAGCGTTAGCAGTTCCGGCAACAATGCAATTTCCGGAATTGTCAACGCGAGCAAATTTGGCTACATCAACATTTTTGAGCGCTGATGTATATCTTTTGATAAATTGTTGCTCAATTTGAGAAAGAGCAATATTTACAAATACAAATGAACATAAAAAAATAGCAAACAAAGGAAGTATAATTCGCTTCATAATGAGGACTCATGTTAGTGAATAATGTAATGAATTAATAAACTTTGTAAATCAAAATTCGAGGGTAAATTAAACATTTTTCAGACAAATTCAAATAGTACTGCAATTTTTTTTCAAGTATATCAATCCGAAACGGACAGTTCTTTATGTTTTTGGCTAAGCAATACTAATTTCCTATTCGCAAGATACCCAATTGTTCCTTCAGGAAATTCTCCTTGAGTATTGCGTCTTCCCATAGAAATTCCCGTGAGCAATTCTATCCCATCGTTGATTGTGTTTACAGAATATATATGAAAATTTCCATTTGCTACTTCATCTATAATATCGTGCCGTAGCATCAAATCTTTTACATTTTGAGAAGGAATAAGTACGCCGTGAGTTTTTTTAAATCCTCGTTTTCTACACACATCAAAAAAGCCCTCTATTTTTTCATTTACTCCACCAATCGGTTGCACTTCGCCATGCTGATTAACAGAGCCTGTTACAGCAATATCTTGGCGCAACGGTATTTCTGCTAAACTTGAAAGTATTGCATAAATCTCTGTCGAAGATGCGCTATCTCCGTCTATTCCACCGTATGATTGTTCAAATGCAATACTCGCATTCATCATCATCGGTTTGTCCTGCGCAAACAAACTCCGAAGGTAACCACTTAAAATTAAAACGCTCTTGTTATGAATGGGACCACTCATCGCCGCTTCCCGTTCGATACTTACAACTCCCTGTTTTCCCATTGATGTTTTCGCAGTAATCTTTGTTGGTTGTCCAAATGTTCTTCCAGCCAATTCGTACACGGAGAGTCCATTGATTTGTCCGACAACCTTTCCTTCTGTTTGTATCATAATAGTCCCATCGTCTATCATCTCGCGCGTTTTTTCTTCCAGTAAACTTTCTCTTCGTATTTGTTCAGTAATTGCTGTACGTACGTGTTCGCTTGTTACAACAACTGCTTGCGCTTTCATCGCCCAAAAATTTGCTTCCTTCATCAAATCCGAAATGATATTAAAGCGCGTTGAAAGTTTATTTTGTTTTTCCGACAAACGAACTCCTTCTTCTATCACTTCCGCAATTGCTGACTTGTCAAACGCAAGCAATTTTTCTTCTTGCGAAATCATTTTGATAAAGGAAACATACCGTTTGATATTTGCTGTGTTGCGCGGCATTTCTACATCAAAATCCGCACGCACTTTAAATATTTTTTTAAACTCTTCGTCGAGATGGTACAAATAATAATACGTATCAACATCACCAACCATAATAACTTTTACATTCATTTCAATCGGCTCCGGCTTCAATGCGGAACTTGCGCCGAGTAATCCGGTTTCAATAGTTTGAATTTCTAATCTTCCGTTCCGCAATGTTCGTTTCAACGTATGCCATACTCCCGGCTCCACTAACGCATCCATTGCATTGACCACAAGAAAACCTCCATCGGATTGCAAGAGTGAACCGCCTTTTATCAATGAAAAATCTGTGTGCCACGTTCCATTTCTGTCAATTTCAAATTCGATTGTTCCAAACAAATTATGGAAACGAGGATTTGTTTCAAGGATGATGGGTGTTCCTTTCGTGCGTGAGTTATCCACTATCACGTTCACTTTATACTCCCAGAAATCATCTTTCTGTTCACTCTTCGGAGAAATTCCGAGCATTGGCGATTGCTGTTCGTCGCGCTGCTGAAAACGTTCTAAATTGGCAATGATCGTTTCTTGCACATCATTCAAATAATCATTGACTTTCTGATTGTTGAAACGATGTCGTATATCATCAATAGCATCCTTGACTAACGGAAGCGCGTATTTTGTAGTTAATTCTTCCATAGATTCACGCGCACGGCGGTCAATGTTTCGCATTTCTCTGCTAATAACTTCCAACTGCGACTCCAATTGCGAACGTTCTTGCCAAATATTATCGACATCATCACGCGTCATTTTCCCTTCACGAATAAGTGTTTCTATTTGTTCAAACCCCGTAGGCACACCTTCAATGAGAGGAACTATATCGAGATGCATCGTTTCACCGGCTTGCACTTGCACTACTTCAAATCCTCTTGCGCGCACTTTACTTTCAAATTCTTTTAATACGACGCGTTGACGCTCCTGAAAATGTTCCATCGTACGTTTGCGTTCTTCCTGATAGCGACGCGATTCGAACAACGACGGAAGATTTTTTTTTAATTCACGAAGGCAATCTTCCATCTTCTCTTTGAAAAGATTTCCTTCTCCTGCTCGCAATCGAACGGCAATGGGTGCATCCGTTTTCTTAAAATTATTCACGAAACAATGGTCATACAATTGCGTTGGAATACCTTCAAACTCGTGCAACATTCGCCGAATGGTTGTTGTTCTTCCAGTTCCTGAAAAACCGGTTACAAATACATTGTAGCCGCCGTGTTGTATTTTTAAGCCAAGTTCTAATGCCCGTAATGCCCGTTGTTGACCGATAATATCTTTGCTTGGAGGAACATCATCGGTTGTTTCGATATGCAACATATCGGGATTGCAACGCCACCGTAATTTTTCTGCGGGAACTTCTCGAATTGTTTTTTTCATATTGGTTGAAGTAATAAATGCTTGATGGTAAAAAAACTAATACTCTTTTCGGTGAATGTATAAATTCATCAACAGTCCCACCATTACCATATTTGCGAGCAACGCAGAACCACCGTAACTCAGAAAAGGAAGCGGAACTCCGATAACGGGAAATAATCCCATTGCCATTCCAATATTGATTGTTATATGCACAAAAAAAATTGACGTTATGCCAACAACCGTCAAACTCGCAAAACGATTTTTTAACAACGACGCGAGTCGAGTGCTTCGTAATAACAACATCAGAAACAACGACAATACCACTGCCGAACCGAGGAATCCGAATTCTTCTCCTGGAACACAAAAAATAAAATCTGTCCATTGTTCCGGAATAAAATTAAATTGCGTTTGTGTTCCTTGGAGAAATCCTTTTCCAAACAATCCTCCGCTTCCAATGGCAACTTTCGACTGAAACACGTTATAGCCTGCGCCCAAAAGTTCCGATTCGGGATTTAAGAACACCGTCAATCGTTTCTGCTGATGCGGTTGCAAACTTCCTATCAAAAATTGTACGGTCATTCCGAGCAACGCAACACCGCTAAACGCAAGCACGGAACGAAACCTATCAACACGAAAAAAATACAGTACAAAAGCAAAGAGTGCAAATACGATAACAAGCATTGTCGTTCCAAACAATGCTGCAACCGAAACAACGATACACGCTGAAATAAATAATATAAGAAACGGCGACGCTCCTCCCCACGCAAGCATCGGAAGAAACATTCCGCAATACGTAATTGCTGTACCAGCATCCGGTTGCAACACTATAAGTATAACAGGAAGCGCAAGAATACCGGAAGTAACGGCAAGATGTTTCATCGAAAGCAAATCCACATCGCTTTTCGACATATACGCGGCAAGCGCTAATACTGTTCCAATCTTTGCAATTTCTGAAGGCTGCGCTCCTATGCCACCTACCCCAAGCCACGACGTTGAACCGGAAATTGTTTTCCCGATAATCAACACTACAACGAGAAGCAAAAGCGATACTACATAGAGAAGAACAGCAACTCGCGGCAACGCACGAAACGGAATAAATAACATTACCAATAACCCACACGCACCAATGCCAAACCATGTGAGTTGTTTTTGATAATATAATGCCGCTGTTTCTTCGCCGTATGTTGCGCTGTAAATAGAAACAATACCAATCGCAATCAACGCCAACACAATCAACAACGTTTTGAAATCAAAATATTCCTTAAAAAATTCTGTAACCATCGTTCACGTAATAAATTTATATTTCAACAATGTCCACAACGCAACGATTCCATCTTTCCATCCGATTTTTTTCCCCGCTTCTTTTGTCCGGGGATAATAACTAATCGGAACTTCTATTATTGTTATTCCGCGTTTCAAAACTTTCGCAGTAATTTCCGGGTCAAAATCAAATCGTTCGCATCGCAAGTTCAACGATTTCACAACATCGCTGCGCAAAACTTTATAGCCCGTAGGCGCATCCGTAAGACTGCTTCCGTATAATATGTTCGCAAACCAACTCACCATTTTCCCTCCAAGATAAAAGGAAAAATACAGATGTTGATTTCTTATTCCCAATTCGCGCGAACCGTACACAACCGATGTTTTCTTTTCTTCTATCGGCTGTATCAAAGCAGGGTAATCATTCGGGTCAAGTTCCAAATCTGCATCCTGAATAAGCATTACTTCTCCCGACATTGTTGAAATTCCCGTATGCACTGCGCCGCCTTTTCCTTTGTTCTTTTCGTGATGAAATATTTTCAACTCAGGAAATTTTTTTTCAATTCGCGCTAATTCTTCTTTCGTCCCATCCGTAGAGGCATCATTAACAATAATAATTTCTTTTTCCAACGGAACTGCGCGGACTTTTTCAACAATCGCTCGTATCGTTCCGACTTCGTTATACACAGGAATAATCACGGATAATTTCATTGCATCGCTCCATTCGGTTGAAGAAGAGAATCAACGTGCGCAAAATGAACAGCACGTTTGAGAAAAAAAAACTGCGCTACAACTATTATCAAAGATAGTATTGTTAAACTAAAAAGCAATATCGGCGAAAAACCCAAATACAATCCATACGTGAACCAGTAATCAAATGTATGTTGCAGTTTTTTCTGTTCGTCTTCTGCAATCGGAATTCGTTGATGCTCCGATTTTTCTGCAACTTGAAGTTTCGGAAAATTTCCATCGATGTGTTCTTCAAAATTTCTTTTCATCATTCGCCAATGTCCAAGAATCGGCGTGTAATATGGATTGAAATGCGACTTCATCAAAAATTCCGGATGTTCAAAATTTTTATCGTAGGGAAATTCGCCGATGGAACGTAAATAATTTCCGAAATACATAGACACTCCTCCAAGTTGAAAACAAAAACCGACAATAGAAAGCGTAACGGCAATACGTTTAATTGTTTTTGAACTCTCATCAAGAAATATCCCAAGAGGAAGAAGAACAAACGGCAAAATCGAAACAAGATACCGCGGTCCCCAACTTCCATCTCCCGCCCACGCAACATATTTTGCATAGAGAAAAAAATTTGCCGCGAGGAGTGAGAAAATAATAATCGCTTCCGCGCGAAAGTTCTTAAAAAAATTTTTCGTTGCCCACAACAGCAAAACAGTAATCGGCGCAAAAACAACTATTCCTTTTCCGGTGCTAAAAAGTAAACCATACAATCCGTAATACAGCGGAGTTGGAAATGTTGTTCCTCCGCTATACCCGGTTTCAAGAATATTTCCGAACCGAAGATAATTGTATAAAAAGAAAACGCTGAATGCGCCTGCGATAGGAAGTAAAAACCTCAGCAGATTCTTCATCCATGCGAACGTTTCTTTTTCAGAACGGGAAATCAAAATAAGATATAATGCAAGAAATGAAATATTCAAGAGAAAAGTCATCTTTGTCAGAAAACCAAGTCCCGCAAATATTCCGGCGTTCTGTATCCATCGTTGTTTTTTTTGCACCGTGTTTTTTTCTTCCTGTTTATAGGAATACAAACAATAAAAACTTGCGCACAAAAACGCTGCAAGTTGAACATCGCGGGAAATAGTTTTTAAATACGGAAACAAAAATGTTCCGAAACAAAGTGTGACTGTGAGAAAAAATGCCGTTCGTACGGAGAACGAAAATTTTCTGCATAAGCGAAAAAATACAACTGCGAGAGCGGCACCAAATAATGCGTTCATCGTTGAAACGATTGCTTTGACAAAAAGCAATTTCATTCCCGCATCGAACGGAAGCGCATACGCAAGTATTTTTCCAACGACAAACAAGGGAATTGCAAACAATGCTTCGCCGATTTCCGACCAAATAAAAAATTTATCTTCAAAGAAACTTCCGTTGTCAACAATATTGGGCGGAACGTCAAGCGAACCTCGGGTAATGATACTTTCCGTTAACAAGTATATTGCGTTCTCATCACTCGAAGCAAGTCGCGCACCGCTCACGAATAACGACACAGAAAGTACAAAGAGAAAGAGCATTTTTGGTAACTGTTCTTCATGCGATGTTCTGCTTAATAATTTTGACATTGGATAAAATATTCGGTTAAAAATACTTATTTTCATCGAGGATAACATTCACTTAGTATTTTTTCTTTGTAGAATGTTGTTAGTTTTGTCGTCATTACGTTTGATGTGAACGTACGATGTTCCAGTGTAGAAATCATAACAATTTCTGCAAGGGAATTTGTTACAAACATTTCCGAAGCGATGTCTAACGCCGAGCGATGTATAATACGCTCCTCGAATGGAATATCGTGATGAAAGCAAATCTCTTTTATATTCGCGCGGGTAATTCCAGGAAGTATATCGCAATCGAGCGAAGGGGTAACGATTGTTTCGCCTAAGACGAGGAAAATATTTGTTCGTGTTCCTTCCAAAAGAAAATTGTGTTCGTCGAGAAAAAGTGTTTCTGTTTCCTTTGGATTTACATTTTCCTGTTCACGCAACGCAAGGATGTTTCGTAAATAGTTTATTGTTTTGTGTTTACGAAGTTCATCGTAATGCGCTAATTGTTTTTTGGCAAACCGAACGGAAACTGTTTCATTAAACGTCGGTTGAAATTCTTTCGCTTCGATAAAGAAAATAGAATTTGATGCATTACCGCTAAAATGTTTTCCTTGTTCAATTCCTCCACCGCTCAATGTAATCCGAACAATTGCTTCACTCAAATTATTTTTGAGCAAAAGTAAATGTACAATTTCATTCAATTCAGAAATGGAAAATGAAATTGGAAGAGAAAAGTATTTTGCCGAAGAAAATAATCTCTGCAAGTGTTGTTCAATCGCAAATACTTTACCGTTATACGCGCGCATTGTTTCAAAAATTCCTTCGCCGAAATACATTCCGCGATTTTTAAACGGAACAAATGCTTCGTCTTCGTTGCAAAATTTGTCGTTTAAGAAAACTACCATCGTTTATCCTTTGAAACTAACATTCAACGCTCGCAACATTCCACTTGCTTTATGCAGCGTTTCTTCATACTCTTTTTCGGGAATACTATCGGCAACAATTCCACCGCCAACATTGAACCAAATTGAATCGTTCTCCATCATCATCGTGCGAATTCCGATATTGAATTTCGCATTTCCATCAAAACCGATATAACCGATTGCACCGGTGTAAATTCCGCGTTTCGATTTTTCGAGTTCGTCAATAATTTCCATCGCGCGAATTTTTGGCGCACCCGTAATTGAACCGCCGGGAAATGTCGTTTTCAAAACATCGAGAGCATCGCAATTATTTTTTAAAGTTCCTTTCACATCCGCAACAAGATGATGAACAGTTTCGTACGTTTCAATGCGTTTTAAGTTTTCCACACGAACAGAATTTTTTTTGCAAACTTTGTTCAAATCATTTCGTTCCAAATCTACTATCATCAACAATTCCGCTTCATCTTTTTTGCTGGAAAGAAGTTGTTGTTTCAATTGTTCATCTTCTTCAAAATTTTTCCCACGTTGAATTGTTCCTTTAATTGGCCGTGTTTCAACTTCTTTTCCATTAACGTTCAAAAATAATTCCGGTGAAGAAGAGAACACAAAACGGTTTTTATCAATACACATCATTACAGAAAACGGCGCCGGATTATTTTCCCGAAGTGAATTGTAAATTGTCAACGGCGAACTCGTTGTCTTTCCCCAAAATCGCTGCGAGAGATTCACTTGATAAATATCTCCGTTCGCAATGTATTCTTTTGCTTTGTTCACTGTTTCATAATATTCATTTCGTTTGAAATCAGAAATTAAAAAGTGAGTTTGTGGCTTATTTCGTGTTTCGTGAATCGTGGTTCCTGAATCGTGATTTGCTTTGCTCTTTGCTCTATGCTCTATGCTATTCAAACTCCACTCTTTTGTTTGATGATTGAAACACAACGCCGAATCATACAAGCCAAAAAATATTTCAGGAAACGAGTTTGTTTTTGTATGACGCGAGGAAATATTTTCCAACGTCATTCCATAATCGTACGAAATGTAACCAACTGCTCCTCCGCAAAAAACATTATCGTCATTTGTCATTCCCGCAAAAGCGGGAATCTTTTTTTCTTCAAGTAATTTTCTTACAACATCCAACGCATCTTCATTCATCAAAAAACTCTTTCCTTCATTCGTTACAAACGTTCTTCCACCGATGGAACGAACAATTGCGGACGGTTCTGTTACGATATAAGAATATTGAGAAAGTTCAGAATGAGATGAAACACTTTCGAGCAGAATTGTTCCTTGCGTTTGCGGAATACGCTGAAACAATTCAAACGGTGAGAGAGAAATATTTGGAAGAATTGAAGTAGTGATGAGAGTAAAATTTATTTTTTCTTTTTCGGTTCGCCTTCAAACTGATGCAAGCCGCAAAACTTACTTCCGGTTTTCGCTCGTCGTGTACAACGTGTTCCCTTTGCAGTTTTCGCCGCACATTGTACAAACTCTTCTTTCTTTTCAACAACTGAAGAGTTATCGTCTTCCTTTTTATTCTCGACCTTCATCATTGAATCAGTTTTTGTAGAAATCAAATATTCAAGTTGCAAAATTTTTTGCTCAAGAATTTGAATGCGTTTTTCTAATGCTTGAATTGTTGAATCGGAAGTTTGCGAGAAAAGTGGAGAAGCGAAAAATAAAATGCTCACGCAAAGTCGCAAAGATGCAAAGAAAAATATTTTTGCGACTCCGCGTCTTTGCGAGAGAAAAACATTATGCTGCTTGTTGATATTCATACGTTCGCAAAGTTTCATACAACGTTGTTCGCTGTGCTGGAATAAATCCGGATTCACGAATCAAATCTATCACTTCATCAGTATTGGTTTTATTCACAAAATTTGCCGCTGCGTGAACATTTTCTTCGAGCAACGTTCCGCCAAAATCATCGCCGCCAAAATGCAACGCAATTTGTCCCGTCTTTTTTCCCTCCGAAAACCACGACGCTTGAATATGTTGAA
This DNA window, taken from Ignavibacteria bacterium, encodes the following:
- the rodA gene encoding rod shape-determining protein RodA, which encodes MVTEFFKEYFDFKTLLIVLALIAIGIVSIYSATYGEETAALYYQKQLTWFGIGACGLLVMLFIPFRALPRVAVLLYVVSLLLLVVVLIIGKTISGSTSWLGVGGIGAQPSEIAKIGTVLALAAYMSKSDVDLLSMKHLAVTSGILALPVILIVLQPDAGTAITYCGMFLPMLAWGGASPFLILFISACIVVSVAALFGTTMLVIVFALFAFVLYFFRVDRFRSVLAFSGVALLGMTVQFLIGSLQPHQQKRLTVFLNPESELLGAGYNVFQSKVAIGSGGLFGKGFLQGTQTQFNFIPEQWTDFIFCVPGEEFGFLGSAVVLSLFLMLLLRSTRLASLLKNRFASLTVVGITSIFFVHITINIGMAMGLFPVIGVPLPFLSYGGSALLANMVMVGLLMNLYIHRKEY
- the pabB gene encoding aminodeoxychorismate synthase component I, with product MNFTLITTSILPNISLSPFELFQRIPQTQGTILLESVSSHSELSQYSYIVTEPSAIVRSIGGRTFVTNEGKSFLMNEDALDVVRKLLEEKKIPAFAGMTNDDNVFCGGAVGYISYDYGMTLENISSRHTKTNSFPEIFFGLYDSALCFNHQTKEWSLNSIEHRAKSKANHDSGTTIHETRNKPQTHFLISDFKRNEYYETVNKAKEYIANGDIYQVNLSQRFWGKTTSSPLTIYNSLRENNPAPFSVMMCIDKNRFVFSSSPELFLNVNGKEVETRPIKGTIQRGKNFEEDEQLKQQLLSSKKDEAELLMIVDLERNDLNKVCKKNSVRVENLKRIETYETVHHLVADVKGTLKNNCDALDVLKTTFPGGSITGAPKIRAMEIIDELEKSKRGIYTGAIGYIGFDGNAKFNIGIRTMMMENDSIWFNVGGGIVADSIPEKEYEETLHKASGMLRALNVSFKG
- a CDS encoding phospholipid carrier-dependent glycosyltransferase, which gives rise to MLSSMKISIFNRIFYPMSKLLSRTSHEEQLPKMLFLFVLSVSLFVSGARLASSDENAIYLLTESIITRGSLDVPPNIVDNGSFFEDKFFIWSEIGEALFAIPLFVVGKILAYALPFDAGMKLLFVKAIVSTMNALFGAALAVVFFRLCRKFSFSVRTAFFLTVTLCFGTFLFPYLKTISRDVQLAAFLCASFYCLYSYKQEEKNTVQKKQRWIQNAGIFAGLGFLTKMTFLLNISFLALYLILISRSEKETFAWMKNLLRFLLPIAGAFSVFFLYNYLRFGNILETGYSGGTTFPTPLYYGLYGLLFSTGKGIVVFAPITVLLLWATKNFFKNFRAEAIIIFSLLAANFFLYAKYVAWAGDGSWGPRYLVSILPFVLLPLGIFLDESSKTIKRIAVTLSIVGFCFQLGGVSMYFGNYLRSIGEFPYDKNFEHPEFLMKSHFNPYYTPILGHWRMMKRNFEEHIDGNFPKLQVAEKSEHQRIPIAEDEQKKLQHTFDYWFTYGLYLGFSPILLFSLTILSLIIVVAQFFFLKRAVHFAHVDSLLQPNGAMQ
- a CDS encoding glycosyltransferase family 2 protein, producing the protein MKLSVIIPVYNEVGTIRAIVEKVRAVPLEKEIIIVNDASTDGTKEELARIEKKFPELKIFHHEKNKGKGGAVHTGISTMSGEVMLIQDADLELDPNDYPALIQPIEEKKTSVVYGSRELGIRNQHLYFSFYLGGKMVSWFANILYGSSLTDAPTGYKVLRSDVVKSLNLRCERFDFDPEITAKVLKRGITIIEVPISYYPRTKEAGKKIGWKDGIVALWTLLKYKFIT
- a CDS encoding ATP-dependent protease; translation: MKKTIREVPAEKLRWRCNPDMLHIETTDDVPPSKDIIGQQRALRALELGLKIQHGGYNVFVTGFSGTGRTTTIRRMLHEFEGIPTQLYDHCFVNNFKKTDAPIAVRLRAGEGNLFKEKMEDCLRELKKNLPSLFESRRYQEERKRTMEHFQERQRVVLKEFESKVRARGFEVVQVQAGETMHLDIVPLIEGVPTGFEQIETLIREGKMTRDDVDNIWQERSQLESQLEVISREMRNIDRRARESMEELTTKYALPLVKDAIDDIRHRFNNQKVNDYLNDVQETIIANLERFQQRDEQQSPMLGISPKSEQKDDFWEYKVNVIVDNSRTKGTPIILETNPRFHNLFGTIEFEIDRNGTWHTDFSLIKGGSLLQSDGGFLVVNAMDALVEPGVWHTLKRTLRNGRLEIQTIETGLLGASSALKPEPIEMNVKVIMVGDVDTYYYLYHLDEEFKKIFKVRADFDVEMPRNTANIKRYVSFIKMISQEEKLLAFDKSAIAEVIEEGVRLSEKQNKLSTRFNIISDLMKEANFWAMKAQAVVVTSEHVRTAITEQIRRESLLEEKTREMIDDGTIMIQTEGKVVGQINGLSVYELAGRTFGQPTKITAKTSMGKQGVVSIEREAAMSGPIHNKSVLILSGYLRSLFAQDKPMMMNASIAFEQSYGGIDGDSASSTEIYAILSSLAEIPLRQDIAVTGSVNQHGEVQPIGGVNEKIEGFFDVCRKRGFKKTHGVLIPSQNVKDLMLRHDIIDEVANGNFHIYSVNTINDGIELLTGISMGRRNTQGEFPEGTIGYLANRKLVLLSQKHKELSVSD